A stretch of DNA from Deltaproteobacteria bacterium:
CCCACAACTTTCCTTTTTTCTGAAAGAGAAGGTCCAATTCGCCTCCGGCATGGATAGCCCAGAAGAATGATTCTTCCTCTCGTAGGTTAAGGCGTCGAATCACTTGCTCGAGCGCGAATCCTTCCCAAGAGGAGCCTAACTTCGGGTGAAGAGAGAGTTCTCGCTCCTCCGGAATTGTAAGTAGGGCATGGAAAATACCCGAATCCCGAAAGTAGATCTTTGGCGTTTTCACAAGGCGTTTTTTGGTATTGTAGTACCAGGGCTGAAGGCTACGTATCATGAAGGTTCCCGTGAGGATGTCGAGATATCGTTTTATTGTGGTGTCAGCGACTCCGAAACTTCGACCCAGTTCCGAGGCATTAAGCAGTTGGCCATGATAGTGGGAAAGCATCATCCAGAACTTTCGTAACGTTGCCGAAGGGATTTGGATTCCAAGATTGGGAAGGTCCCGCTCCAGAAAGGTGGTGATGAATTCTCGACGCCACTCATAGGACTTCTTTTCCGAAGACGCGAGAAAGGATCTGGGAAATCCTCCTCGAACCCACAACTTCTTTTGTTCTTCTGGAGTCGTTTCCAACGTGAATCCTCCCAACTCCATAAAGCCGATTCGTCCAGCCAGTGTCTCGGAGCCTTGTGAGATCAGGTTGCGAGAGGCGCTTCCCAGAATCAGGTATTTTTGAGAGTGAAAACGATCTACAAGAACGCGTAAGATCGGAAAGAGGTTCGGATATCGTTGAATTTCATCGATCACGATAGTCCCTTTTAG
This window harbors:
- a CDS encoding ATP-binding protein, with the translated sequence MEILRKKELQALRSKIKNFPVVAILGPRQCGKTTLARQYVRQERKETHFFDLEDPEHLSRLKNPKLALENLKGTIVIDEIQRYPNLFPILRVLVDRFHSQKYLILGSASRNLISQGSETLAGRIGFMELGGFTLETTPEEQKKLWVRGGFPRSFLASSEKKSYEWRREFITTFLERDLPNLGIQIPSATLRKFWMMLSHYHGQLLNASELGRSFGVADTTIKRYLDILTGTFMIRSLQPWYYNTKKRLVKTPKIYFRDSGIFHALLTIPEERELSLHPKLGSSWEGFALEQVIRRLNLREEESFFWAIHAGGELDLLFQKKGKLWGAEIKYKEAPVVTPSMQLAQKELSLEHLWVVHPGQETYPLERKITAISLRELSSSFFR